In the Lepus europaeus isolate LE1 chromosome 18, mLepTim1.pri, whole genome shotgun sequence genome, one interval contains:
- the LOC133777374 gene encoding prolyl hydroxylase EGLN3-like: MPLSHIMSQDLEKIAMDYIMPCLHEVGFCYLDNFLGKVVGNCVLERVKQLHCEGALRDGQLAGPRAQVSKRHLRGDQITWIGGNEKGCEAISFLLSLIDRLVLYCGSRLGKYYVKERSKAMVACYPGNGTGYVRHVDNPNDDGRCITCIYYLNKNWDAKLHGGILRIFPEGKSFVADVEPIFNRLLFFWSDRRNPHEVQPSYATRYAMTGTLMLKKEQKPKRNSGI; the protein is encoded by the coding sequence ATGCCCCTGTCACACATCATGAGCCAGGATCTGGAGAAAATTGCCATGGATTACATCATGCCGTGCCTGCACGAGGTGGGCTTCTGCTACCTGGACAACTTCCTGGGCAAGGTGGTGGGCAACTGCGTGCTGGAGCGTGTGAAGCAGCTGCACTGCGAAGGGGCCCTGCGGGACGGCCAGCTGGCCGGGCCGCGCGCCCAGGTCTCAAAGCGGCACCTGCGCGGCGACCAGATCACGTGGATCGGGGGCAACGAGAAGGGCTGCGAGGCCATCAGCTTCCTCCTGTCCCTCATCGACAGGCTGGTCCTGTACTGCGGAAGCCGCCTGGGCAAATACTACGTCAAGGAGAGGTCCAAGGCAATGGTGGCATGCTATCCAGGAAATGGAACAGGTTATGTTCGCCACGTGGACAATCCCAATGATGACGGCCGCTGTATCACCTGCATCTACTACCTGAACAAGAACTGGGATGCCAAGCTACATGGTGGGATCCTGAGGATATTTCCAGAAGGGAAGTCGTTCGTAGCAGATGTGGAGCCCATTTTCAATAGACTGCTGTTCTTCTGGTCGGACCGCAGGAATCCACATGAGGTGCAGCCTTCCTATGCCACCAGATACGCCATGACTGGTACTTTGATGCTGAAGAAAGAGCAGAAGCCAAAAAGAAATTCGGGAATTTAA